TGTTAcaccgcagcagcagcatcgtCGTGCGCAAAAGTGCCAAATgggaacaaatattttaacaacaacTATTTTACTTTGCAAAACTATTAATTACTTCTAATTTAAACTCGTgcgttttaattttacttaacatCTCGAGGAGGAGCCTCGTTTCATCGTCGTCACATCAAAAGAAAAACGTTGTTTGAACTGAAAACTTGAGTAGGAATATTGTCGTATATATTTAAGACACCAACGAGGAACAGCATGTttaattgagaaattaaatGGCACTGAAGTTATCGACGAACTTTACGTTTGAttataattctaaaatatcccaaaaatgttaaaattgaagatttcattacttttgactctttttgaagcttaaattttattgttgagtATATGCTTCAAAATATCAATGGCTCTCAATCGACAATGCAGtttcaaaaatcttcttaGTCAGTTAACATTTTTGCCCATATCTGTgtatttgtcaaatttcataGTCAATTGACAAAATGcagattgtttaaaaaaaactttccgtTCAATTGAATTCAAGTGCTTATTGTACTTTTTCTGATTTCCATATCCTTTGATGTCAGTAGGtttcttttcataaatttttaagacaaatgaAATCGTATTTTGCTTCTTTTGCTATTTCTGTtgtaagtttattatttttgctcaatttattTGTAACATACTCGTCTTATGTCATTCCCATggcaaaaaaactttaagaattttcaaacatCGTCCTTTCTATTTgcatataaaatgtaaaaatgtatcataaacttttttcagtCTTAATGTTGCCTAATATAAATTAGCGttagttaaaatatgaaaacggAGGTTAGATTCTGACGATTTGAAAAGCAAATTACCTACCAATCAGCTGAATAAGTCTCCAAACCACGAGACTCCGAACACAGCagtcaaaaaaactttcttattGAATGAGTCTTATTTATACCTTCATATTGTCATTGAAACTGCCGTCAAATTCAAGAATTAGATTTACCAAGCTTAAAATGAGATTCCAAAATTACCTGTCTTGAGCTTagtttccaatttttaaagcttaaagatCTTATCTGAAAAAGAAGTTCtaaacaaaataaagtaaaatactattaaaactttcaaaaaaatggaaaaaattaccttaaacCAATCCATCGCTAAGTTCGTTGAAACTTTCAGAAAAGTCATGTTAAAAGCCAAATAGTTTGGTACACCTGAATCTAATGACTTCTATGTTGATCTTCTGTTCAAAAGTTTTGTTCTCATTGaacatctttttaaaatgaatttaaattccaAGCAAGTAAGTACATCTGAGAAAGCAAGCAAAACTTTTctctaattattttgaagaagaaaatcttcgtattatgaaaattgttatGAAAAGTATTACACACATGTGAAAGTGTAAAAGTGCCTTAGAGCCCTACTTAGACactttttaaagctttatAACACATGTGAGAATatataaaatctaaattcattaaattaaatttctataatataataatttttttcttacctcttTTTTTGCAGGTTGTGCCAACAGTACAGTTATCAAAACTCTCCAACTTAACAAATTTAGTACTTAGTGGAAATTCATTGACACACATACCACCGGTAGCATTTCTGAATCTATTTCAACTACGAGAACTTCAATTAAATGAGTTACCGTTCTTGGTAAAGATTGATGcgaggtaagttttttctttgtgaatGCATTTTATCCGTCTGTCAATATTAATGACTATGCAGATAACCTCCcccttgatattttttttttgcgttataAAAACGGGTcaaatgaattaaatgaataagaaAATGTCTATTGAAGACACTATCGGGCACTTAATCATCGTGTCAGACTGCATTCATCAAATTGATGGATGAGAACTTCTTTgtgaatagaattttttttcttgtttgaggATTGCAATATTGTCGGACCTTTCCTTTACTTCTtgaatcaatcaatcaatttatgtttttctcttttctttcAGAGCATTCGTCGACAATACAAATCTACAAAAGTTAGAATTAGAGAACAACAGACAATTTTCCGAACTGCCACTCCGCCTCTTTCACAACAACCCCAATCTCGTAGACATCTCAATTCGTGGCAACAATCTTCACACCTTGGATGCCATTCAATTTCCGCTTGACACGTTGCAGCGTCTCATGCTGGCAGACAATCCCCTGGTTTGTAACTGCTCCCTGCTCTGGCTTTGGAGACTTGCGACAGAAAATGAAGTCGCCCATCCCTCAGATAGTGTCGCCAATGGCTTCCGTTCCAACCATAACCTAGTCGTTGACCGAGATGACATCGCTTGCTTCATTGAAGACGATAACATGAAGGTAAAAAGGTCACTGCACAAAATGTCGGAGAACGAGATAAATTGCCCGGCGCACTTGATTACGATAATTAGCAGCATATTGACGGTGCTGCTTGTGTTTATCGTAATTGTAAGCATGTTGTACTACATGAAGGTAGCGAAACGCAGAAAACACGTGGTCGAAGAGGCGAAAAATGTGTGCAATGAACGAATTGTGCCGCAAAAGATCGATCGAGTCGAGTTGGAACGATATTTGGCGTCGCAGGCAATTGCGAACGATTATCATGCACTGCGACCATGGGAGGTCCCCATCAAAGATGCCGTCAAATACAATGAAATAAGCGATCCCAATGACCATTACGAGCACTTTGAATACTACGATCATAAACGAACGTTGCACAAGCCGCACGTCGTGTACGTATGACTTAAATCTTAgctatataattattataattataacaaTTACAActcaaacaataattaaatgaaatggtagttataaaaaaaaaatgtatatgatATATATTTGAGACAGAAatgaagatgaagaagaagaaaaagcagaaaaaaaaacatttagataagaaaattgaattgaaatttatataaaatataacattAATATAAAGATAACATGAAAAAAGCAAGGGACTTATGCaatctttaattaatatatttcaaaaaatgacaaaaattgccataaaatttcattacacAACTTTGTTCGTtacgaaaaacatgaaatttatgttacaaaataatgttaaaaatttgttatttcttTCATTCGTACGCACATCTGTACTTACAAcgtgatatttttattgttttctctgtaaatatactttttaagcaagaagaatcaaaatttaaaacaacaataaagcTTGTACATGTGAAAACaagaacaaataattaatgaaaatatttaattgattttatttattttcctctttttaaattataaattcaatgaaaaaaggataattataaaaaaggctttatttttcaaacaaatattgatatattatttaatacatACTTAACATATATGTTctcttattttataatttaaatcatcgaaaaatataatttattgatggattcctaaaagtaaattaaattttatcaatttttcatcattattactttattattattttgtattgtaaatatatataattaaaattaaaaaaaaaagttgtataaaattataacacaaaaaataaattaaaactgtcATAGATagaaaaagataataataaatcgcGTTTAACaggtaaatatttcaaaatagaaaaaaaaataattttctaaaatatattaataaaataaaataaataaataaatattattttctaagaaataaaatataaatacaaaataaacaaaaaaaaatgttcagcaATATAAAAGATAAgttatattttgtataatattaaaaaacaaataattatttaaattaaaataaacattaaaaaaaatagaaataatttaaacaataattaattattattataattatgtaTAAAGTATcgggaagaaaattaaaataaaataaataaacaaaacaatttaaaataaaattttatttatttttttaatatctctcATGTATAATAGACTTGTTATAAGtaagtataataataaaaataaaaaataatcataaatgcGTAATAATGCACAGAAGCACAACTTTAAAGCGTCtaacgataaaaatatatagtaATAGGTTAAAACCATCATATATATTGTGACAATCggttttatttatcaaatataaaagttttacgATGTGTGTGCGTTCttatgtttattattgtttatacGAGCATTCACgagattaaaaaagaataaaatgtgTAGGAGCATTTTCATCACCGACATTAAAACCAATTCGTCTcacattgtatttttttttattttgatctaCTGAATgccatttaaatcaaattttaatctttgaaAAGTACTTAacttaacttttgaaatttttcaacaacatcaaacacttttttttttctttttgagttaattttgtgtctcatactttttatttaatgcacacatgaaaaaaaagatttatgttGGTGTCATTCCCATATAAGTATCAGAAGTAGAAAGGCAcgcataaactttttttttattattttcatctcTCGTTGCTTTAaaatcgttattattattagcggttgacttaatttgttttatgactcaattttttacaatttttgtgttaaaattttcagactATGCCCTCATCTTACGCCTTTTTTTGCCTTGCTCGCCTTTATTATCGTCATTATTGCCATCGTTCATAATTATTACAACaacttgtgtgtgtgtgtgagtaaCTAAAGAAGCGTTTAGTCATCCATCGTTATTTATGACTGACTGTTGTgcatgatgataaaataaacgagaaaaaaactcaaataaaattgaattgtggTCGCAGAAAGGAgagttttattacattttttttttcgcaacaacACTGAGATAATGCGAATGTAGATAGAAtgggaaaaaatgtaataataaaatttgtttaaagaaGCGCAAGAGAGGagcaaggaaaaaattatgattattaatttactttttttttattattacgttTAAATGAGGaatatctataaaaaaaattataacaaaatgaAATGTCGCTCTGCGTAAATTATGTCGCCTCTGAGCGTGGCCTCAATCCATAAGCAATTAAGggtaatgatatttttttacatgaattttttttatttattaaaaactcttgtaaaaacttattaacttcaattaaaaagttggAGCGACAAACTTTGAAGTCGTCCctcaattattataattttttgttacgcTACTGTCTTTGTAAGCAGGTGCTGCAAAgtcttaaaaatgtttctttttaatattttgtgatttttttttacataaattttattttaaaaaaatttacttaatatcgctctttatgaaaatataataatatttacaaaaatttaaaaaaaataattttagatataaaaattttttatatatatttttttttttgtttttaagatttattttttttaattaatcagttttaatttaattttaataatatttatttattttaaataaggtattatttttaatttatttttttttcaataattgaattttgaatttatttttttattttaattttactgttttttaaataaataaattttaatttaattgaatattaaaataaaaaaatgataaatttaaaattcaattattgaaaaaaaaaataaattaaaaataatacctataattaaaaaaaaataaatattataaaaattaattaatattcaattaattaaaataaattaaattaatatttaatgaatattttaaaataatttattatttttttatttatttatttagtttttttttgtaaaacattacaattcattttacaaaaataatttaaaaataacaattaattaatttttaattttatttaattaaaaaaaaaacaaaatagtttaggaattttaaattaaaaattttaatgacttaaattttaattaaaaaaaaaaaaacattaaatttgtgTCACTAAGTCACGAGTTCTTTTTATCACAGCTGCATGAAAATAAATCGTTACtcacgaaatttttatcaaaacaaaaaaattaaatataaattacgaactttttttcagatgATCAATAGTTACACTTTGCGACTTCAAAATGAagcttctttttattattggaGCAGTTTTGTGCTTATTTTGCGGATCTGAAGctgttttacaaaatttgcctGTAAATGGAGTCCTTAATAATGTGGATTTgcttaaaattgcaaattgcGTGAAATTATTGGATTCAATTTTAGACCTTCCATTGTTAAATTTGCTTTTCAGTAGATCAAAGTTTACAAAAGATGATCGATTACAATTTTGTTTAcgggaaacaaaaaaaatcgaaaaaatcaatgagaattcgaagaaaaatggaCACGGATACAAAACCGAAACTAATGCGAATGTATTTTTCGATcctaaagagcaaaaaaagcgCACTGGATTCCGACCTCAtgacaaaaaaccaaaaaagatGAGACGTTCGTTGGAAAGCGAGTTGGAAAAAACGTTGCAACCTCCTTTTTACGACGATAATTATGAAGAATGGGACTACATGAGAGTTTCTCGGTGAGACTTCCTTCTGTTAtgtctaaaaaattgtatgaaaattaataatttaaataaaatttaaacgaaaagaAATACAAAATCTGTTCCGAAAACGGTAAACATCAGTTACCAACAAAATCTTGGACCTGCTGATGATCAAGGACTCTGTGCCTGTTGTTACGCCTACACTTCCACGGCATTAGTAGCGAATTTCCTCTACATgacgaacaaacaaaaatattccttGTCCGAACAAGAGCTCGTTGATTGCAGTGCTCGTCCCAAATTTCCCGAATTATCAAATATGGGTTGCGAATATGGCCATTTTGATGAGTGTGCGATCTATTTAAATGTAAGTTCTCAcaaatttctcctttttttgccttaaaaacttcaattttcagGACAAGCGTGGAATTAACCTCAAAGCAGATTATCCTTACGTGGGTTATGAACAGTCCTCGTGTCAAGCTgtggaaaagaaaaaagttttaaaagattatttcGTCGAGTATGTCCCGTTAGACTCGGAATATGAAGCTTACCAAGCACTTGCGAAGGGAAATCTCGTCGCTACAGCCGTTTGTGCCAACGATCATGTCCGTTACTACAAAAGTGGCGTTTTGAATGGACCTGCCTGCGAGTGTTCCGACGATTGCCCGAATCATGCAGTGGTAATTGTGGGCTTGGGTTACGATACGAAGCTCGGAATGCATTATTGGACTGTGCGAAATAGCTGGGGAACGACATACGGCGACAATGGACACTTTAAAATTCGAGCCTTTTCCAATTGTGCGTGCATCGGATGGGATTTGGGACATTTTAAGTTCACAAAAAGAGCTTGAATGAGTTTTTTCTGTAaagatatgaagaaaaaatataccGACCATAAGGTTTAtgccctatgggcgaaaaaggggtcagattgatcaaggcccctgatcccttaagggatcaatctgacccctttttcgcccatagggtgcataaaatattatgtaaaGGAATTTATAATCCATACCTTTCTATTCTTTTCGCAAAATTGGCAGTTGCTGGTAAGAGAATCCAATTTTTCGACCGTTTTCATGTCCGGTTATCAAGTCGACTCATATAGCAAACctgtaaaaatgtaaaaattaatattttcgtggtaaaaaaaaaaaattttagaatgatgatattttctcaatgaattaaatgcaaaaatttttaacttaaaccatcattaaaaggtaaaaattttaaatcgtcacaaaaaatttgaaagtttttttttaaatattatctcTAAAATCC
The sequence above is drawn from the Culicoides brevitarsis isolate CSIRO-B50_1 chromosome 1, AGI_CSIRO_Cbre_v1, whole genome shotgun sequence genome and encodes:
- the LOC134837252 gene encoding leucine-rich repeat-containing protein 4 — protein: MISKMSIHHICCLSAILLVLVHTSTGFCPSKCFCEGDYNLRASCLGAGLEVVPIQLNPDIKYINLTHNQIQNVYFTLTFYYKLQVLDISHNRLDDLGSKNFESQEKLHTLILNDNQLIAVKKDAFRGLKELVELNLSNNRIEEIHHTAFSDLIKLLRLDLSNNQVLRLDAGVLRNMVALDHLNFRNNQILDVPYDENLEHLIQLRQLDLSQNNIENVNNHSFDQMHQLRLLNLSNNVINDCDWTAFDGLSGLKILDLADNNLTVVPTVQLSKLSNLTNLVLSGNSLTHIPPVAFLNLFQLRELQLNELPFLVKIDARAFVDNTNLQKLELENNRQFSELPLRLFHNNPNLVDISIRGNNLHTLDAIQFPLDTLQRLMLADNPLVCNCSLLWLWRLATENEVAHPSDSVANGFRSNHNLVVDRDDIACFIEDDNMKVKRSLHKMSENEINCPAHLITIISSILTVLLVFIVIVSMLYYMKVAKRRKHVVEEAKNVCNERIVPQKIDRVELERYLASQAIANDYHALRPWEVPIKDAVKYNEISDPNDHYEHFEYYDHKRTLHKPHVVYV
- the LOC134833557 gene encoding procathepsin L-like; translated protein: MKLLFIIGAVLCLFCGSEAVLQNLPVNGVLNNVDLLKIANCVKLLDSILDLPLLNLLFSRSKFTKDDRLQFCLRETKKIEKINENSKKNGHGYKTETNANVFFDPKEQKKRTGFRPHDKKPKKMRRSLESELEKTLQPPFYDDNYEEWDYMRVSRNTKSVPKTVNISYQQNLGPADDQGLCACCYAYTSTALVANFLYMTNKQKYSLSEQELVDCSARPKFPELSNMGCEYGHFDECAIYLNDKRGINLKADYPYVGYEQSSCQAVEKKKVLKDYFVEYVPLDSEYEAYQALAKGNLVATAVCANDHVRYYKSGVLNGPACECSDDCPNHAVVIVGLGYDTKLGMHYWTVRNSWGTTYGDNGHFKIRAFSNCACIGWDLGHFKFTKRA